A stretch of the Haloplanus aerogenes genome encodes the following:
- a CDS encoding P-loop NTPase — MIVAVAGGKGGVGKTTVAYNLGAALDAVVVDADLGMADLPRGRGPDLHDVLAEQAEATEAIRGSPVSILPCGRSLAGARGADVGKLADTLRTVADERGDVVVDCPAGMRADVGVPLAVADASVLVASPRQFALADAVRTRELARELDAGLVGVALNRTTDADDPPVDVFRRVLGAPISTVPADPRVGRSVDEERPVVTAAPESVAADAVRSLADGVRKAHRPRP, encoded by the coding sequence ATGATCGTCGCCGTCGCGGGCGGCAAAGGTGGCGTCGGGAAGACGACGGTCGCCTACAACCTCGGGGCGGCGCTCGACGCCGTCGTCGTCGACGCCGACCTCGGGATGGCGGATCTGCCCCGTGGCCGCGGGCCGGATCTGCACGACGTACTCGCGGAGCAGGCGGAGGCGACCGAGGCCATCCGCGGCAGCCCGGTGTCGATCCTGCCGTGCGGGCGGTCGCTGGCGGGGGCGCGCGGAGCGGACGTGGGGAAACTGGCCGACACGCTCCGGACAGTGGCGGACGAGCGGGGCGACGTGGTGGTGGACTGTCCGGCGGGCATGCGAGCGGACGTGGGCGTCCCGCTCGCCGTCGCGGACGCCAGCGTACTGGTGGCGTCGCCACGGCAGTTCGCGCTGGCGGATGCGGTGCGGACGCGCGAACTGGCGCGCGAACTCGACGCCGGACTGGTCGGCGTCGCGCTCAATCGAACGACGGATGCCGACGACCCGCCAGTCGACGTGTTTCGGCGGGTACTCGGCGCACCAATCTCGACGGTGCCAGCCGATCCGCGGGTGGGTCGATCCGTCGACGAGGAGCGGCCGGTGGTGACGGCGGCACCGGAATCGGTCGCGGCGGATGCGGTTCGCTCGCTCGCAGACGGCGTTCGGAAGGCACATCGACCGCGTCCATAG
- a CDS encoding transcription initiation factor IIB: MSQARAVECPECSGRLNTEGTETVCGQCGLVVDEYRIDHGPEWRSFADDDTNPERTGAPLTHSRHDRGLSTDIGRSTRVKGRKRRRLSRMRTQHNRAQISTKRERNQVYAFTEIRRLVGSLSLPTHVREAACSLFRTAQEADLLRGRSLEGFAAATVYATCRTCSVSRTVEEIVDAAKATEDEHRAAYRALNRELDLPTGPIHPAEYIPRYASELDVSDTVRQRAETYARRLRESGETAGRNPSGVAAACLYTAAREAGASLTQQAAADVAGVTPVTVRNTYQLLQD; encoded by the coding sequence ATGAGTCAGGCACGTGCGGTCGAGTGTCCGGAGTGCAGTGGTCGACTGAACACCGAGGGAACCGAAACCGTCTGCGGGCAGTGTGGTCTCGTCGTCGACGAGTACCGGATCGATCACGGTCCGGAGTGGCGGTCGTTCGCGGACGACGACACGAACCCGGAGCGAACGGGGGCGCCGCTGACCCACTCGCGGCACGACCGTGGTCTCTCGACCGACATCGGTCGGTCGACGCGCGTGAAAGGCCGGAAACGGCGGCGGCTGTCGCGCATGCGCACCCAGCACAACCGGGCTCAGATTTCGACGAAGCGCGAGCGCAATCAGGTGTACGCCTTCACCGAGATTCGGCGGCTGGTCGGCTCGCTCTCGCTCCCGACGCACGTCCGCGAGGCGGCGTGTTCATTGTTCCGCACAGCGCAGGAGGCCGACCTGCTCCGCGGGCGGTCGCTGGAGGGGTTCGCCGCCGCGACGGTGTACGCCACCTGCCGGACGTGTTCGGTCTCCCGGACCGTCGAGGAAATCGTCGACGCCGCGAAGGCCACCGAAGACGAACACCGGGCGGCCTACCGCGCGCTGAATCGGGAACTCGACCTCCCGACCGGGCCGATCCACCCCGCCGAGTACATTCCGCGCTACGCGAGCGAACTCGACGTGAGCGATACCGTCCGCCAGCGGGCCGAGACGTACGCCCGCCGTCTCCGCGAATCGGGCGAGACCGCGGGTCGGAATCCGAGCGGCGTTGCCGCTGCTTGCCTCTACACTGCCGCCCGCGAAGCCGGTGCTTCGCTCACCCAGCAGGCCGCCGCGGACGTGGCCGGCGTCACGCCCGTCACCGTCCGCAACACCTACCAGCTGTTACAGGACTGA
- a CDS encoding DUF7858 family protein, whose product MGLSDIAAGIEVHDRQRDRGVPTVDATGGDLVGRLETHADALPCTPEAAASVLETYAAGTSVGDCAREAGIPPMTAAKLLHRCGITGLSPLAPTARDIVRDWLNGDLPRTEAVELVGADEADFALATYVETHDPVPELADAVAGVLEPESNATVAKRDALAETMSSVGDLR is encoded by the coding sequence ATGGGACTGTCGGATATCGCCGCGGGGATCGAGGTACACGACCGCCAGCGTGATCGAGGGGTGCCGACCGTGGACGCGACAGGGGGGGATCTGGTCGGTCGTCTCGAAACGCACGCTGACGCGCTGCCGTGTACGCCCGAGGCTGCGGCGTCGGTCCTCGAAACGTACGCTGCGGGGACGAGCGTCGGCGACTGTGCCCGCGAGGCAGGCATCCCGCCGATGACGGCCGCCAAACTCCTCCACCGGTGTGGCATCACGGGCCTGTCGCCGCTAGCGCCGACCGCCCGCGACATCGTTCGCGACTGGCTGAACGGTGACCTCCCGCGCACCGAGGCCGTCGAACTCGTCGGCGCCGACGAGGCGGACTTCGCGCTGGCGACGTACGTCGAGACGCACGACCCCGTGCCCGAACTGGCCGACGCCGTCGCAGGCGTACTCGAACCCGAATCGAACGCGACGGTCGCCAAACGCGACGCGCTGGCGGAGACGATGAGTTCGGTCGGGGACCTGCGATAG
- a CDS encoding Acg family FMN-binding oxidoreductase: protein MSAAELTRSVWDVDADDFPGNAGIDEQARFLLRYAILAPSSHNSQPWRFRIDGNAIHVAADESRWLAVADPDERELFVSLGCAVENLVVAAERFGLDPMVTYPEKGGERVATVTLGGNGDGDDASPLFDELTARRTSHDPFDGESLDVTARERIVAAADADAVALSLVAGETKRAVGELQAKADRLQMEDPAYRKELGRWIGLGVLGHSWLAARVGQAVVSHLDLGDREAAKNSTLVESAPLIGVLTTETDDPVARVETGRVFERVALRASAEGVAVHPMSQILERPDLRGQLADELDPGGAKPQHLFRLGYADEMPEHTPRWPVAVVLDEG from the coding sequence ATGTCCGCTGCGGAACTCACGCGGTCCGTCTGGGACGTAGACGCCGACGACTTTCCCGGGAACGCAGGGATAGACGAGCAGGCTCGGTTTCTTCTGCGATACGCGATACTGGCGCCGTCCAGCCACAACTCGCAGCCGTGGCGGTTCCGGATCGACGGGAACGCGATCCACGTCGCCGCCGACGAGTCGCGGTGGCTGGCGGTGGCCGATCCGGACGAGCGCGAACTGTTCGTGAGTCTCGGTTGTGCCGTGGAGAACCTCGTCGTCGCTGCGGAGCGGTTCGGTCTCGATCCGATGGTGACGTATCCCGAGAAAGGCGGGGAGCGGGTGGCGACGGTGACGCTCGGAGGGAATGGAGACGGCGACGACGCGTCACCCCTGTTCGACGAACTCACCGCCCGGCGGACGAGTCACGACCCGTTCGATGGGGAGTCACTGGACGTGACGGCGCGGGAACGGATCGTGGCGGCCGCTGACGCGGACGCTGTTGCCCTGTCTCTCGTCGCCGGTGAGACGAAACGCGCCGTCGGCGAGTTGCAGGCGAAAGCAGATCGCCTGCAGATGGAAGATCCGGCGTATCGGAAGGAACTGGGCCGCTGGATCGGTCTGGGCGTGCTCGGACACTCGTGGCTCGCGGCCCGCGTCGGACAGGCCGTGGTCAGTCACCTCGATCTCGGTGATCGGGAGGCGGCGAAGAACTCGACGCTCGTCGAAAGCGCCCCTCTGATCGGCGTGCTGACGACCGAGACGGACGATCCGGTCGCTCGTGTCGAGACGGGACGTGTGTTCGAACGTGTCGCCCTACGCGCCAGTGCCGAGGGGGTCGCCGTCCACCCCATGAGCCAGATTCTGGAGCGCCCCGACCTCCGGGGACAGCTCGCGGACGAACTCGACCCCGGCGGGGCGAAGCCACAGCATCTCTTCCGACTGGGCTACGCGGACGAGATGCCCGAACACACCCCCCGGTGGCCGGTTGCGGTGGTGCTCGACGAGGGGTGA
- a CDS encoding DUF2270 domain-containing protein, translated as MTPIDDETGPGSDREEAAAGPADPYVGRGLLDVEMGPSSALAHLYRGEIHRMKLWRERLDRTTNWAVLLMAAILTWAFSNETNPHYVILIGNAAVVLFLTIEARRYRAYDIWRSRVRSLQQNVWAPGLDPTRPLADDEWRRNLAADYAQPTLKITMEEAIAHRLRRVYLPLFTILNGAWLLRVTAFTDATWPASARVGVLPGAVVTGLVVVLMLGAALVSLRPRTWHASDELREKDLRRDRSDPP; from the coding sequence ATGACACCGATCGACGACGAGACCGGGCCGGGGTCGGATCGCGAGGAGGCGGCTGCCGGTCCCGCCGATCCGTACGTCGGGAGGGGGCTCCTCGACGTCGAGATGGGGCCGAGTTCGGCGCTCGCACACCTCTACCGCGGTGAAATCCACCGCATGAAGCTCTGGCGCGAACGGCTCGACCGCACCACCAACTGGGCGGTTCTGCTGATGGCCGCCATTCTGACGTGGGCGTTCTCGAACGAGACGAACCCGCACTACGTCATCCTCATCGGCAACGCCGCCGTCGTGCTCTTTCTCACTATCGAGGCCCGTCGGTACCGGGCGTACGATATCTGGCGGAGTCGCGTCCGCTCGCTCCAGCAGAACGTCTGGGCGCCCGGACTCGACCCGACGCGCCCACTTGCCGACGACGAGTGGCGCCGGAATCTCGCGGCGGACTACGCGCAGCCGACACTCAAGATCACGATGGAGGAGGCAATCGCGCACCGGCTCCGCCGGGTGTACCTCCCACTCTTTACCATCCTGAACGGGGCGTGGTTGCTTCGCGTGACGGCGTTCACCGACGCCACCTGGCCCGCGAGCGCGCGCGTCGGTGTCCTTCCGGGTGCCGTCGTCACGGGACTCGTCGTCGTCCTCATGCTCGGGGCGGCCCTCGTGAGTCTGCGTCCGCGGACGTGGCACGCGAGCGACGAACTTCGGGAGAAGGATCTCCGGCGGGATCGATCGGACCCGCCCTGA
- a CDS encoding peroxiredoxin, whose translation MLAPGDPAPDVSTRNQDGETVTLAFSDPTVVYFYPRDFTGGCTTEASEFQAALAEFHELGVSVYGVSTDDVATHADFAAAEGLQFDLLADPDGSVASAFGVDVADGAAERVTFLLADGEVIERYEQVDPDGHAREVLTDARREFVAGG comes from the coding sequence ATGCTCGCACCCGGCGACCCGGCACCGGACGTATCGACACGCAACCAGGATGGCGAGACGGTCACGCTCGCGTTTTCGGACCCGACGGTCGTCTACTTCTACCCCAGAGACTTCACCGGCGGCTGTACCACCGAAGCTAGCGAGTTTCAGGCGGCGCTCGCCGAGTTCCACGAACTCGGCGTCTCCGTCTACGGCGTCTCGACGGACGACGTGGCGACCCACGCCGACTTCGCGGCGGCAGAAGGGCTCCAGTTCGACCTGCTCGCCGACCCGGACGGATCGGTCGCGTCGGCGTTCGGCGTGGACGTGGCGGACGGCGCGGCCGAACGAGTGACCTTCCTCCTCGCGGACGGCGAGGTGATCGAGCGGTACGAGCAGGTGGACCCGGACGGCCACGCCCGCGAGGTGTTGACCGACGCCCGACGCGAGTTCGTCGCCGGTGGGTGA
- a CDS encoding P-loop NTPase family protein encodes MADAGDETAALVGATGGAGTTRLTVELGALLANDGRDVAVLDAAFATQGLSDYLSGRIDPDLTTLLTDERDTPLSAGLVDFSLDDATGRLACCPAVAPFERLARAKTPAAAQALEARIDEAAETFDHVLVDTPPVAANQSVGAVNAASRTVLIAPATTRGRDAVQRTTGRLDDLDVDVDAVVTTRGELSVADAAVPETDAEVTAAPTCLTERSTAAAVATVASVVLDADPSTGDGPGLLDSVGDFVSR; translated from the coding sequence ATGGCAGACGCTGGCGACGAGACGGCGGCGCTGGTCGGCGCGACCGGCGGGGCAGGGACGACACGGCTGACGGTCGAACTCGGCGCACTCCTCGCGAACGACGGGCGGGACGTGGCAGTCCTCGACGCCGCGTTCGCGACACAGGGACTCTCCGACTACCTCTCCGGCCGCATCGATCCGGATCTGACGACCCTCCTCACCGACGAGCGTGACACGCCCCTCTCGGCGGGGCTGGTCGACTTCTCGCTCGACGACGCGACCGGACGGCTGGCGTGCTGTCCCGCCGTCGCCCCGTTCGAGCGGCTGGCTCGCGCGAAGACGCCCGCGGCCGCGCAGGCGCTCGAAGCCCGCATCGACGAGGCAGCCGAGACGTTCGATCACGTCCTCGTCGACACGCCGCCCGTGGCCGCCAACCAGTCGGTCGGCGCAGTGAACGCCGCGTCACGGACCGTGTTGATCGCGCCGGCGACGACCCGCGGTCGCGACGCCGTCCAGCGCACGACCGGCCGGCTCGACGATCTCGACGTCGATGTCGACGCCGTCGTCACGACGCGCGGAGAGCTATCGGTCGCCGATGCGGCCGTCCCGGAGACCGACGCCGAGGTGACGGCCGCGCCGACCTGTCTGACGGAACGCTCGACTGCGGCCGCCGTCGCCACCGTCGCCAGCGTCGTCCTCGACGCCGATCCCTCGACCGGTGACGGTCCGGGCCTGCTCGATTCCGTCGGCGACTTCGTCTCCCGATGA
- a CDS encoding TlpA disulfide reductase family protein: MPSRQRRLFLRAIGTAMSVSIGGCAGQLGGGATDETAPTTATDDPLTLPSAVTTGDLPDGQVRLKAPETVTLLNFFTTWCRPCQREMSEFRKLRAEYDADALHMVSITPEVDETLVEEFWAEYEGTWPVVMDPALTATERWNANRYPTNLLFDADGDPGGDGPRVRARTFEEFDALIEPLVAEA; this comes from the coding sequence ATGCCCTCCAGACAGCGTCGGCTCTTCCTGAGAGCCATCGGTACAGCGATGAGCGTCAGTATCGGCGGCTGTGCGGGCCAGTTAGGTGGTGGTGCGACGGACGAGACCGCGCCGACGACGGCGACGGACGATCCGCTCACCCTCCCCTCGGCGGTCACGACCGGTGACCTGCCGGACGGCCAAGTCCGCCTCAAGGCACCGGAGACGGTCACTTTGCTGAACTTCTTTACGACGTGGTGTCGGCCGTGTCAGCGCGAGATGTCCGAGTTTCGGAAGCTCCGAGCCGAGTACGACGCCGACGCGCTCCACATGGTGTCGATCACGCCGGAGGTGGACGAGACGCTCGTCGAGGAGTTCTGGGCGGAGTACGAGGGAACGTGGCCGGTCGTGATGGATCCCGCCCTGACGGCCACCGAGCGGTGGAACGCCAACCGCTACCCGACGAACCTGCTGTTCGACGCCGACGGCGACCCGGGGGGCGACGGCCCCCGGGTCCGGGCGCGGACCTTCGAGGAGTTCGACGCCCTGATCGAACCCCTCGTGGCGGAGGCGTGA
- a CDS encoding cytochrome c biogenesis CcdA family protein has product MTGLTPPALLALAFSAGTATFFAPCAFPLLPGYLSYFLGDTVSMATEETGTPARPHTDRVRGPLARAGLVAVVASLGITLVYVGLAGTTAALGARALADIAILEVVVGGLFVVAGTAMAAGWKVSRSIVRLPKRRRSVVGFFLFGVLYAGAAAGCTAPLFLAVVARGLTAGPLFGVGIAAAYAAGMSAVLVVVTGVSAVGSSSVVSALAGYTERIYRVAGALLALSGVAELYYYAYGFPEVWPQ; this is encoded by the coding sequence ATGACCGGTCTCACTCCACCCGCCCTGCTCGCCCTCGCGTTCTCCGCGGGCACCGCGACCTTTTTCGCCCCGTGTGCGTTCCCGCTGCTCCCGGGCTATCTCTCCTACTTTCTGGGAGATACCGTCTCGATGGCGACGGAGGAGACGGGGACGCCAGCCCGCCCACACACCGACCGCGTACGCGGTCCGCTGGCGCGTGCGGGACTCGTCGCCGTTGTGGCGAGTCTCGGCATCACGCTCGTCTACGTCGGCCTCGCGGGGACGACGGCCGCACTCGGCGCGCGAGCGCTGGCCGACATCGCGATACTGGAAGTCGTCGTCGGTGGCCTGTTCGTCGTCGCGGGGACGGCGATGGCGGCCGGCTGGAAAGTCTCCCGCTCTATCGTCCGGTTGCCGAAGCGCCGACGGTCGGTCGTCGGGTTCTTCCTCTTCGGCGTGTTGTACGCGGGCGCCGCCGCGGGCTGTACGGCGCCGCTGTTTCTCGCCGTCGTGGCACGGGGGCTGACCGCAGGCCCGCTGTTCGGCGTCGGCATCGCCGCCGCCTATGCGGCCGGGATGAGTGCGGTGCTGGTCGTCGTGACCGGCGTGTCGGCGGTCGGTAGTTCGTCCGTCGTCTCCGCCCTCGCCGGCTACACGGAACGAATCTACCGGGTCGCAGGCGCACTACTCGCACTCTCGGGGGTCGCGGAGCTCTACTACTACGCCTACGGCTTCCCGGAGGTGTGGCCCCAATGA
- a CDS encoding DUF7537 family lipoprotein: protein MTPRRRVAAVVVGLLLVGAGCVAPTSQSAPPPGLDDDAVTDANALVRAHTTALESQSFTIHATTTSRPTDADYRVVTNRTWRVDPTGTIRGSVVSTSNAVGDAPARYARRPDERASWREGTTTYRRVDADGNATYRRVDLFNSSVKLSAAIQRQTLYRLNTRTAATVTPVLRDGARRYRIDAELNDTAVTTNASMTLLVDTNGIVRTMRTTRTVRYRSGTRVVTRTVRIEDVGNTTVERPDWYPAAVEATRMETDG from the coding sequence ATGACGCCGCGCCGTCGGGTGGCCGCCGTCGTCGTCGGCCTGTTGCTCGTCGGCGCGGGCTGTGTGGCACCGACGAGTCAGTCGGCACCGCCGCCGGGTCTCGACGACGACGCCGTGACGGACGCGAACGCACTCGTTCGAGCGCACACGACAGCGCTCGAATCCCAGTCGTTCACCATCCACGCGACGACGACCTCCCGACCGACCGATGCGGACTACCGTGTCGTCACGAACCGGACGTGGCGTGTCGATCCGACGGGGACGATCAGGGGGTCGGTCGTGAGTACCTCGAACGCCGTCGGCGACGCGCCAGCGCGATACGCACGCCGGCCGGACGAGCGGGCGTCGTGGCGCGAGGGGACGACCACCTATCGACGCGTCGACGCCGACGGGAACGCCACGTATCGCCGCGTCGACCTATTCAATTCGTCGGTGAAACTGAGTGCAGCCATCCAGCGACAGACGCTGTATCGGCTGAACACGCGCACCGCAGCGACGGTTACCCCGGTACTGCGGGACGGCGCCCGCCGGTATCGCATCGACGCCGAGTTGAACGACACCGCGGTGACGACGAACGCGTCCATGACGCTCCTCGTGGACACGAACGGGATCGTGCGGACGATGCGGACGACACGGACCGTCCGGTACCGGTCCGGAACCCGCGTCGTCACGCGGACGGTGCGGATCGAAGACGTCGGCAACACCACCGTCGAGCGGCCGGACTGGTATCCAGCGGCAGTCGAGGCGACTAGAATGGAGACGGACGGCTAA
- a CDS encoding TrmB family transcriptional regulator: protein MSATQFDTPDTGIDVPDDLTSAESKLVYLFLTATDGASIDELHDALDIRKISLFPVLRTLTERDVIAREGAIYVPSAS, encoded by the coding sequence ATGAGCGCCACCCAGTTCGACACGCCCGACACCGGCATCGACGTTCCGGACGACCTCACGTCCGCCGAATCGAAACTCGTCTACCTGTTTCTCACCGCGACGGACGGCGCGTCGATAGACGAACTCCACGACGCCCTCGACATCCGCAAAATCTCGCTCTTTCCGGTGCTCCGAACGCTGACCGAACGGGACGTGATCGCTCGCGAGGGAGCGATCTACGTGCCGAGCGCGTCGTAG
- a CDS encoding HIT family protein, producing MSDCIFCSIVDGDIPSYTVYEDDTVMAFLDANPLARGHTLVIPKAHHERVNDLPADLAADVFAAVHDLTDRVEDAVDAEATTIAVNNGAAAGQEVPHVHAHIVPRDEADGGRPIHALIENPPEVDDDELGDVAEAIRAD from the coding sequence ATGAGCGACTGCATCTTCTGTTCCATCGTCGACGGCGACATCCCCAGTTACACCGTGTACGAAGACGACACCGTGATGGCCTTCCTCGACGCCAACCCGCTGGCGCGCGGGCACACCCTCGTCATCCCGAAGGCTCACCACGAACGCGTCAACGACCTGCCCGCCGACCTGGCCGCGGACGTGTTCGCCGCGGTCCACGACCTGACCGACCGCGTCGAGGACGCCGTCGACGCCGAGGCGACGACTATCGCGGTCAACAACGGGGCCGCCGCCGGGCAGGAGGTCCCCCACGTCCACGCCCACATCGTCCCCCGCGACGAGGCCGACGGCGGACGCCCCATCCACGCGCTGATCGAGAATCCGCCCGAGGTCGACGACGACGAACTCGGTGACGTGGCCGAGGCCATCCGCGCCGACTGA
- a CDS encoding uracil-DNA glycosylase, translated as MSDPTPEPPALDDALVLAPDCRRCPALADARDRIAWGNGPRDADVMVVGEAPAAGDPDDPEWPGGNRSGLAYTSRHSGRRIRSLLAAVGIDDAFYTNAVKCFPPDGEGSNREPTPEERSNCRDHLRAELDAVGPTVVLPTGKHATTTLLVAEGRELDGFLDHVLDPVDAPTLGATVIPLLHPSYADVWRSRLGYDRDSYRAALAAALRSCGVDATD; from the coding sequence ATGTCAGACCCGACGCCCGAACCGCCCGCCCTCGACGACGCCCTCGTCCTCGCCCCCGACTGTCGCCGCTGTCCCGCCCTCGCCGACGCTCGCGACCGCATCGCGTGGGGGAACGGACCGCGGGACGCCGACGTGATGGTGGTCGGGGAGGCGCCGGCGGCGGGTGATCCGGACGACCCCGAGTGGCCCGGCGGCAACCGCTCGGGGCTGGCGTACACCTCGCGTCACTCCGGGCGACGGATTCGCTCCCTGCTCGCAGCCGTCGGCATCGACGACGCGTTCTACACGAACGCGGTGAAATGCTTTCCGCCGGATGGGGAGGGATCGAACCGGGAGCCGACACCGGAGGAACGGTCGAACTGCCGCGACCACCTCCGAGCGGAACTCGACGCCGTCGGCCCGACGGTCGTCCTCCCGACTGGCAAGCACGCGACGACGACGCTTCTCGTCGCCGAGGGACGGGAACTCGACGGCTTCCTCGATCACGTCCTCGACCCCGTCGACGCGCCGACGCTGGGCGCGACGGTGATCCCCCTGCTCCATCCTTCCTACGCGGACGTGTGGCGGTCGCGTCTGGGGTACGACCGCGACTCGTATCGCGCGGCGCTGGCGGCGGCGTTGCGGTCGTGTGGTGTCGACGCCACCGACTGA
- the prs gene encoding ribose-phosphate diphosphokinase, translating to MIVPGSASQALGAALAAETGHSLAAVDYERFPDGELMASVTMDDTDRAIVVAATTTDAAHVELLQLQDAVREAGADEVVTVLPYMGYGRQERAFEAGQPVSARAMARAISTGTDRVILVNPHEASVTDFFTVPCTVVDAAAQLADPLPPELIDPLFLSPDAGAIALAESARDAYGRGDVDYFEKVRHSGTEVEITPSDAAVADRDVVVVDDIVATGSTMSESIGVLNDRGAASVIVTCIHPLFARNARTKLERAGVSAIYATDTVERDVTATSVAPVVADVL from the coding sequence ATGATCGTACCCGGTTCCGCCTCGCAGGCGCTCGGCGCGGCGCTGGCTGCCGAGACGGGACACTCGCTCGCCGCCGTCGACTACGAGCGGTTCCCCGATGGCGAACTGATGGCGTCGGTGACGATGGACGACACCGACCGGGCAATCGTCGTCGCCGCGACGACCACCGACGCGGCCCACGTCGAACTCCTCCAGTTACAGGACGCCGTCCGCGAGGCCGGCGCCGACGAGGTAGTGACCGTCCTCCCCTACATGGGCTACGGCCGGCAGGAACGCGCCTTCGAGGCGGGCCAACCCGTCTCCGCGCGAGCGATGGCCCGCGCCATCTCGACCGGCACCGACCGGGTCATCCTCGTCAACCCGCACGAGGCGTCGGTGACCGACTTCTTCACCGTCCCCTGTACGGTCGTCGACGCCGCGGCGCAGTTGGCCGACCCGCTCCCCCCGGAGCTGATCGATCCGCTCTTCCTCTCGCCCGACGCGGGCGCTATCGCCCTCGCGGAGTCGGCCCGCGACGCCTACGGTCGCGGCGACGTGGATTACTTCGAGAAGGTGCGTCACTCGGGGACCGAGGTGGAGATCACGCCGAGCGACGCCGCCGTCGCAGACCGGGACGTGGTGGTCGTCGACGACATCGTCGCCACCGGATCGACGATGAGCGAGTCCATCGGCGTCCTCAACGACCGAGGCGCCGCGAGCGTGATCGTCACCTGCATCCACCCCCTCTTCGCCCGAAACGCGCGGACGAAACTCGAACGCGCCGGTGTGTCGGCCATCTACGCGACGGATACGGTCGAACGCGACGTGACCGCCACCTCCGTCGCGCCCGTCGTCGCCGACGTACTCTAA
- a CDS encoding HVO_0234 family beta-propeller protein, protein MDHDLTIDEKRVYADRTGADEVLIAAEQGVVVASLSDDRVGEFGLDHRGAVRDVATASDRRAVATDADVLVGDYDPTDFGPAVAVGFHDDALLAASPNGRVARLDETWTTLGEVDTPRAIDGGMIAAESGVHQVVDDGLRNVGLEGVHDVYGRGMPLAATDDGLYRLGNGWMDDVRGAFWVVSADDDDDRAHAASEAGLFAREAVGEWTAVDVPTADPVDVAYTDAATVVVAAGGTLLADAGDGWRSRELGVSGVAAVAIQR, encoded by the coding sequence ATGGACCACGATCTGACGATCGACGAGAAACGCGTCTACGCCGACCGGACGGGGGCCGACGAGGTGCTGATCGCCGCCGAACAGGGCGTGGTCGTCGCGTCGCTCTCCGACGACCGCGTCGGCGAGTTCGGCCTCGACCACCGGGGTGCCGTCCGCGACGTGGCCACCGCCAGCGACCGCCGCGCCGTCGCCACCGACGCGGACGTCCTCGTGGGCGACTACGATCCGACCGACTTCGGCCCCGCCGTCGCCGTCGGCTTCCACGACGACGCACTCCTCGCGGCCAGCCCGAACGGCCGGGTGGCCCGCCTCGACGAGACGTGGACGACGCTGGGGGAGGTCGACACCCCGCGCGCCATCGACGGCGGGATGATCGCCGCCGAGAGCGGCGTCCACCAGGTCGTCGACGACGGCTTGCGGAACGTCGGCCTCGAGGGTGTCCACGACGTGTACGGCCGGGGGATGCCGCTCGCGGCGACCGACGACGGCCTCTACCGCCTCGGCAACGGCTGGATGGACGACGTGCGCGGCGCGTTCTGGGTCGTCAGTGCGGATGACGACGACGATCGCGCCCACGCCGCGAGTGAGGCGGGGCTGTTCGCCCGCGAGGCGGTCGGCGAGTGGACGGCCGTCGACGTGCCGACCGCCGACCCCGTCGACGTGGCTTACACCGACGCGGCGACGGTTGTGGTGGCGGCTGGGGGGACGCTCTTGGCCGACGCGGGCGACGGCTGGCGGAGCCGCGAACTGGGCGTCTCGGGCGTCGCGGCGGTGGCGATTCAGCGATAA